One genomic window of Mustela erminea isolate mMusErm1 chromosome 13, mMusErm1.Pri, whole genome shotgun sequence includes the following:
- the TCHP gene encoding trichoplein keratin filament-binding protein isoform X2, whose protein sequence is MARQRHREQEARLRQQWDQNSRYFRMSDICSFKQAEWSSKTSYQRSMYAYQREKLKEEKRKQLECRRDRLRQLLLEEQDLLARELEALRLSMDLQEGRIRERHGNLKSAREEQRKLIAEQLLYEHWKKNHPRLREIESALHKEHVINSWKMQEEEKKQQEATKEEENKRYENEYERVRREALEQMKVEEERRQLEGTLQAEALLEQMEELKLKEKEATKLKKEQENLLKQRWELERLEEERKQVAAFRQKAELGRFLRHQYNEQLNRRTQQIQEELEADKHILQALLEKEDENQRMHLAKKEQALADAAWMKQVIEEQLQLEREREAELQLLLREEAKEMWEKREAEWARERSARDRLMSEVLTGRQQQIQEKLEQNRRAQEESLRHREQLIKNLEEARESARREKEESEELKLARKQELEAQVAQRQLQAWEEDQQQEEEEEEARRAEQLSDTLLQQEAKMMAERGYRPKPCGHPRIAWN, encoded by the exons ATGGCCCGACAGCGACACCGAGAGCAGGAGGCCCGGCTTCGGCAACAGTGGGACCAGAACAGCCGCTACTTCAGGATGTCTGATATCTGTAGCTTCAAACAGGCTGAATGGAGCTCCAAGACCTCCTACCAGCGGAG CATGTATGCCTATCAGAGAGAGAAGttgaaggaggagaagaggaagcagctgGAATGCAGGCGGGACAGACTCAGGCAGCTGCTGCTGGAGGAGCAGGACCTGCTCGCCAGAGAGCTGGAGGCACTGCGGCTAAGCATGGACTTGCAGGAGGGAAGGATCCGGGAGCGGCATGGCAATCTGAAGTCCGCCCGAGAAGAGCAGAGGAAACTG ATTGCTGAACAACTTTTATATGAACACTGGAAAAAGAACCACCCCAGACTTCGAGAG ATTGAATCAGCCCTGCACAAGGAGCATGTGATAAACTCTTGGAAaatgcaggaagaagaaaaaaaacag CAAGAAGCCAccaaagaggaagagaacaaaCGGTATGAAAATGAGTATGAACGGGTCCGAAGGGAAGCGCTGGAGCAGATGaaagtagaagaggaaaggagacagTTGGAGGGCACACTCCAGGCGGAGGCGCTGCTCGAGCAGATGGAGGAGCTGAAGCTGAAGGAGAAGGAG GCCACCAAACTGAAGAAGGAGCAAGAGAATCTGCTAAAGCAGCGGTGGGAGCTGGAGAggctggaggaagagaggaagcaggtggcAGCCTTCCggcagaaggcagagctggg ACGCTTTCTGAGACATCAGTATAATGAGCAGCTCAATCGGCGTACGCAGCAGATCCAAGAGGAACTG GAGGCGGACAAGCACATCCTGCAGGCGCTCCTCGAGAAGGAGGATGAGAACCAGCGCATGCACTTGGCCAAGAAGGAGCAGGCCCTGGCTGACGCAGCGTGGATGAAACAGGTCATCGAGGAGCAGCTGCAGCTGGAGAGGGAGCGGGAGGCAGAGCTGCAGCTGCTGTTGAG GGAGGAAGCCAAGGAGatgtgggagaagagagaggcgGAGTGGGCCCGGGAGAGGAGTGCCCGAGACAGACTGATGAGCGAG GTTTTGACAGGAAGACAACAACAAATACAAGAAAAGCTTGAACAAAACCGACGAGCACAGGAGGAGTCCCTGAGACACAGGGAGCAACTTATTAAAAATCTTGAAGAAGCAAGAGAGTCAGCTCGCCgtgagaaagaagagagtgaAGAACTGAAATTGGCCAGGAAACAGGAGCTGGAGGCCCAG GTTGCACAGCGGCAGCTGCAGGCATGGGAAGAGgaccagcagcaggaggaggaagaagaggaggcgAGGCGGGCAGAGCAGCTCAGCGACACCCTGCTACAACAGGAAGCGAAGATGATGGCCGAGCGGGGCTACCGGCCCAAG cCCTGTGGACATCCCAGAATTGCTTGGAACTGA
- the TCHP gene encoding trichoplein keratin filament-binding protein isoform X1 translates to MALPTLPSYWCSRRLLDQQMARQRHREQEARLRQQWDQNSRYFRMSDICSFKQAEWSSKTSYQRSMYAYQREKLKEEKRKQLECRRDRLRQLLLEEQDLLARELEALRLSMDLQEGRIRERHGNLKSAREEQRKLIAEQLLYEHWKKNHPRLREIESALHKEHVINSWKMQEEEKKQQEATKEEENKRYENEYERVRREALEQMKVEEERRQLEGTLQAEALLEQMEELKLKEKEATKLKKEQENLLKQRWELERLEEERKQVAAFRQKAELGRFLRHQYNEQLNRRTQQIQEELEADKHILQALLEKEDENQRMHLAKKEQALADAAWMKQVIEEQLQLEREREAELQLLLREEAKEMWEKREAEWARERSARDRLMSEVLTGRQQQIQEKLEQNRRAQEESLRHREQLIKNLEEARESARREKEESEELKLARKQELEAQVAQRQLQAWEEDQQQEEEEEEARRAEQLSDTLLQQEAKMMAERGYRPKPCGHPRIAWN, encoded by the exons ATGGCACTCCCCACGTTGCCTTCTTACTGGTGCAGCCGGAGGCTTCTGGACCAGCAGATGGCCCGACAGCGACACCGAGAGCAGGAGGCCCGGCTTCGGCAACAGTGGGACCAGAACAGCCGCTACTTCAGGATGTCTGATATCTGTAGCTTCAAACAGGCTGAATGGAGCTCCAAGACCTCCTACCAGCGGAG CATGTATGCCTATCAGAGAGAGAAGttgaaggaggagaagaggaagcagctgGAATGCAGGCGGGACAGACTCAGGCAGCTGCTGCTGGAGGAGCAGGACCTGCTCGCCAGAGAGCTGGAGGCACTGCGGCTAAGCATGGACTTGCAGGAGGGAAGGATCCGGGAGCGGCATGGCAATCTGAAGTCCGCCCGAGAAGAGCAGAGGAAACTG ATTGCTGAACAACTTTTATATGAACACTGGAAAAAGAACCACCCCAGACTTCGAGAG ATTGAATCAGCCCTGCACAAGGAGCATGTGATAAACTCTTGGAAaatgcaggaagaagaaaaaaaacag CAAGAAGCCAccaaagaggaagagaacaaaCGGTATGAAAATGAGTATGAACGGGTCCGAAGGGAAGCGCTGGAGCAGATGaaagtagaagaggaaaggagacagTTGGAGGGCACACTCCAGGCGGAGGCGCTGCTCGAGCAGATGGAGGAGCTGAAGCTGAAGGAGAAGGAG GCCACCAAACTGAAGAAGGAGCAAGAGAATCTGCTAAAGCAGCGGTGGGAGCTGGAGAggctggaggaagagaggaagcaggtggcAGCCTTCCggcagaaggcagagctggg ACGCTTTCTGAGACATCAGTATAATGAGCAGCTCAATCGGCGTACGCAGCAGATCCAAGAGGAACTG GAGGCGGACAAGCACATCCTGCAGGCGCTCCTCGAGAAGGAGGATGAGAACCAGCGCATGCACTTGGCCAAGAAGGAGCAGGCCCTGGCTGACGCAGCGTGGATGAAACAGGTCATCGAGGAGCAGCTGCAGCTGGAGAGGGAGCGGGAGGCAGAGCTGCAGCTGCTGTTGAG GGAGGAAGCCAAGGAGatgtgggagaagagagaggcgGAGTGGGCCCGGGAGAGGAGTGCCCGAGACAGACTGATGAGCGAG GTTTTGACAGGAAGACAACAACAAATACAAGAAAAGCTTGAACAAAACCGACGAGCACAGGAGGAGTCCCTGAGACACAGGGAGCAACTTATTAAAAATCTTGAAGAAGCAAGAGAGTCAGCTCGCCgtgagaaagaagagagtgaAGAACTGAAATTGGCCAGGAAACAGGAGCTGGAGGCCCAG GTTGCACAGCGGCAGCTGCAGGCATGGGAAGAGgaccagcagcaggaggaggaagaagaggaggcgAGGCGGGCAGAGCAGCTCAGCGACACCCTGCTACAACAGGAAGCGAAGATGATGGCCGAGCGGGGCTACCGGCCCAAG cCCTGTGGACATCCCAGAATTGCTTGGAACTGA